A window of the Pirellulales bacterium genome harbors these coding sequences:
- a CDS encoding ThuA domain-containing protein produces the protein MRWRHGSRRAFLAGAIAGAAAALGQSAAGAHGAPTRRPLTVLLVSGSLEYKSDESLTGYAEYLEREHGIRSLKAFRKSDDNLPGLEQLDECDVMLLFTRRMTIDGEPLERVKKYCLSGRPVVGVRTASHAFQNWLALDKEVFGGDYGNHYADGPKTRIEMVDATREHPILAGFEPYESAGSLYRNRQVASDVTVLLRGSIPGHTEPIAWTREQRGGRVFYTSLGHPGDFGEASFRRMLANGLLWTTGRVG, from the coding sequence ATGCGATGGCGGCATGGATCGCGTCGCGCGTTTTTGGCGGGCGCCATCGCCGGCGCGGCGGCGGCGCTGGGTCAATCCGCCGCTGGCGCGCACGGCGCGCCAACACGGCGGCCGCTAACCGTGCTGTTGGTGTCTGGCTCGTTGGAGTACAAATCGGACGAGTCGCTGACCGGTTACGCCGAGTATCTGGAGCGCGAGCACGGCATCCGTTCGCTGAAGGCCTTTCGCAAGAGTGACGATAACCTGCCGGGCCTCGAACAACTCGACGAGTGCGACGTGATGCTCTTGTTCACGCGGCGGATGACCATCGACGGCGAGCCGCTGGAGCGCGTCAAGAAGTATTGCCTGTCGGGGCGGCCGGTGGTGGGGGTGCGCACGGCGAGCCATGCGTTTCAAAACTGGCTGGCGCTCGACAAGGAGGTGTTTGGCGGCGACTACGGCAATCACTATGCCGACGGGCCGAAGACGCGGATCGAAATGGTCGACGCGACCCGCGAGCATCCGATCTTGGCGGGCTTTGAGCCGTATGAATCGGCGGGGAGCTTATACCGCAATCGGCAGGTCGCTAGCGATGTGACGGTGCTACTACGTGGCAGCATCCCGGGGCACACCGAGCCGATCGCCTGGACGCGCGAGCAGCGTGGCGGGCGGGTGTTTTACACCTCGCTGGGGCATCCTGGCGATTTTGGCGAAGCCAGCTTTCGCCGCATGCTGGCAAACGGGCTGCTGTGGACGACCGGCCGAGTTGGCTAG
- the fbp gene encoding class 1 fructose-bisphosphatase, giving the protein MRTAMTVEHHILKQQKSRFPDASGEFSWLLSGITLATKLIAAVVRRAGLSDQMGAAGSINVQGEQQQKLDVFANQALLNCLEYRSTVAALASEENEEPVVVLDNAESGRYVVIFDPLDGSSNIDLNISVGTIFAVFRHEPGGGKGAAADVLQPGAQQVAAGYVLYGSSTMLVYSSGEGVHGFTLEPSIGAYLLSHPNLRMPARGSIYSVNEANADGFPEYCRRFLHWLKSGDDDTHYSSRYIGSLVADFHRTLMKGGIFLYPPTDQYAQGKLRLMYEANPIAYLAEQAGGMATDGRRRILEIEPENLHQRTPLYVGSPYEIERLLTFAKKNGRE; this is encoded by the coding sequence CTGCGAACCGCGATGACGGTGGAGCATCATATTCTCAAGCAACAGAAGTCGCGGTTTCCGGACGCGTCGGGCGAGTTCAGTTGGCTGTTGTCTGGCATCACGCTGGCGACCAAGTTGATTGCCGCGGTGGTGCGCCGCGCCGGGTTGAGCGATCAGATGGGGGCGGCGGGTTCGATCAACGTGCAAGGAGAGCAGCAACAAAAGCTTGATGTGTTCGCCAACCAGGCGCTATTGAATTGCCTGGAGTATCGCAGCACGGTGGCGGCGCTGGCCTCGGAAGAGAATGAGGAGCCTGTGGTGGTGCTCGACAACGCCGAGAGCGGGCGCTATGTGGTGATCTTCGACCCGCTTGATGGCTCGTCGAACATTGATCTGAACATCAGCGTGGGGACGATCTTCGCCGTCTTTCGCCATGAGCCAGGGGGCGGCAAGGGCGCCGCGGCCGATGTGCTGCAACCAGGCGCGCAGCAGGTGGCCGCGGGATACGTGCTGTATGGCTCGTCGACGATGCTGGTCTATTCGTCGGGCGAAGGGGTGCATGGCTTCACGTTGGAGCCATCGATCGGCGCGTATCTGTTGAGCCACCCCAACTTGCGGATGCCGGCGCGCGGCAGCATCTATTCGGTGAACGAGGCGAACGCCGACGGCTTTCCCGAGTATTGCCGGCGATTTTTGCATTGGCTCAAGAGCGGCGACGACGACACGCACTATTCGTCGCGCTACATTGGGTCGCTGGTGGCCGACTTCCATCGCACGTTGATGAAGGGGGGCATTTTTCTGTATCCGCCCACCGATCAATACGCGCAAGGCAAATTGCGGCTGATGTACGAGGCCAACCCAATCGCCTATCTGGCGGAGCAGGCCGGCGGCATGGCGACCGACGGCCGACGCCGCATCTTGGAGATTGAGCCGGAAAATCTGCATCAGCGCACGCCGCTGTATGTGGGGAGCCCTTACGAGATCGAGCGGCTGCTGACGTTTGCCAAGAAGAACGGTCGGGAATAG
- a CDS encoding aminotransferase class V-fold PLP-dependent enzyme: MSHAADEDLGLLAPIDQMMHPYRGELQTNAQLPREGVARDAILKQFAELREREHARWEDGFASGSVYHGDGEHIEFLNKAYGLQSQANQLHSDLWPSAAKFEAEIVAMTANMLGAGQTTAPFGSEEGVCGSVTSGGSESILLAIKTYRDYARETRGITEPELVVPVSAHAAFHKAGQYFNIDLKVTPLDGDYRADLAAIREAITPRTIAIVASAVNFPYGTIDPIAEMGAIAQEQGCGLHVDGCLGGYFLPWAEKLGYPVPVFDFRVPGVTSMSCDTHKYGYAPKGSSVVLYRGRALRRHQYFTIADWPGGLYYSPTFSGSRPGGLSAACWAALMSMGEKGYLDATRRIMEAVKIMKQGVADMPELYIFGQTVGVFAFGSDEVNMYEVLEQMSARHWSLTGLQRPPGIHLSPTLRHAEPGVAERFVRDLRESLDFVKANPGATEGMAPIYGMAAMVPDRQIVHDMLRQVMDVYYRL, from the coding sequence TGTCGCACGCCGCTGACGAAGACCTGGGCCTATTGGCCCCGATCGACCAGATGATGCACCCCTACCGTGGCGAGTTGCAGACAAACGCGCAGTTGCCGCGCGAGGGGGTGGCGCGCGACGCCATTTTGAAGCAGTTCGCCGAATTGCGCGAGCGCGAGCACGCGCGCTGGGAAGACGGCTTCGCCTCGGGGTCGGTGTACCACGGCGACGGTGAGCACATCGAGTTTTTGAACAAGGCCTATGGACTGCAATCGCAGGCCAATCAGTTGCATAGCGATCTGTGGCCGAGCGCCGCCAAGTTCGAGGCCGAGATCGTGGCCATGACGGCGAACATGCTGGGCGCCGGCCAGACGACGGCGCCGTTTGGTTCGGAGGAGGGCGTTTGCGGATCGGTGACCAGCGGCGGATCGGAAAGCATCTTGCTGGCGATCAAGACGTATCGCGACTATGCCCGCGAGACGCGCGGCATCACGGAGCCGGAGCTGGTCGTGCCGGTCAGCGCGCACGCGGCGTTCCACAAGGCGGGGCAATACTTCAACATCGATCTGAAGGTGACGCCGCTCGATGGCGACTATCGCGCCGACCTGGCGGCGATTCGCGAGGCGATCACGCCGCGGACCATTGCGATCGTCGCGTCGGCGGTCAACTTTCCTTACGGCACCATCGACCCCATCGCCGAGATGGGCGCCATTGCCCAGGAGCAGGGCTGCGGCCTGCATGTCGACGGTTGCCTGGGGGGATACTTTTTGCCGTGGGCCGAGAAGCTGGGCTACCCGGTGCCGGTGTTCGATTTTCGCGTGCCTGGCGTGACCAGCATGTCGTGCGACACGCACAAGTATGGTTACGCGCCGAAGGGGAGTTCGGTGGTGCTGTATCGGGGGCGGGCGCTGCGGCGGCATCAATACTTCACCATCGCCGATTGGCCGGGGGGGCTTTATTATTCGCCGACCTTTTCTGGCAGTCGGCCGGGGGGACTGAGCGCCGCCTGCTGGGCCGCGCTGATGAGCATGGGGGAGAAGGGCTACCTGGACGCCACTCGCCGCATCATGGAGGCGGTAAAGATCATGAAGCAAGGCGTGGCCGACATGCCAGAGCTTTACATCTTTGGGCAGACGGTTGGCGTGTTCGCCTTTGGCTCCGACGAGGTGAACATGTACGAGGTGCTGGAGCAGATGTCGGCGCGGCACTGGTCGCTGACCGGGTTGCAGCGTCCGCCGGGAATCCACCTGAGTCCGACCTTGCGGCACGCCGAGCCGGGCGTGGCCGAGCGGTTTGTGCGCGACCTGCGCGAGTCGCTCGACTTTGTGAAGGCGAACCCCGGCGCGACCGAAGGGATGGCGCCGATCTACGGCATGGCGGCGATGGTGCCCGACCGGCAGATTGTGCACGACATGCTGCGTCAGGTGATGGATGTGTATTACCGGCTGTGA
- a CDS encoding DMT family transporter yields MDPAADNFDLQHAPHWVAGTLWGLLSALGYALTNIFLRRLSVDTDPAWASCMKSLPTFLVAAVILARAAGKGQTVWPGARAAWWLLATGLMVQFSGNLVFQWALGVIGLALSVPLSFGTMIVASGLLGRLWLREPITPRMLAAMGLLLLSIALLSASAADDSHQLPRSSSLEASPWLTTLGVVGACSTGISYALVAVAVRLATRRLPVSTTALIICGTGVFALGGVALLRLGMSGIAASFAARWPQLVGAGAFNVVGFFSLGFCLRYISVVHANVLNSAQIAIAATCGVLWFGEPSDAALVAGVALTIVGLVAMQYRGHAN; encoded by the coding sequence GTGGATCCCGCCGCCGACAACTTCGACTTGCAGCACGCTCCGCATTGGGTCGCCGGCACACTATGGGGATTGCTCTCCGCGCTCGGCTACGCCTTGACCAATATCTTTTTGCGGCGGCTGTCGGTCGACACCGATCCCGCCTGGGCGTCGTGCATGAAGTCGCTCCCCACCTTTCTGGTGGCTGCGGTAATTCTTGCACGCGCTGCCGGCAAAGGCCAAACGGTATGGCCCGGCGCCCGCGCCGCGTGGTGGTTGCTCGCCACCGGATTGATGGTTCAGTTCTCCGGCAACTTGGTTTTTCAGTGGGCGCTGGGCGTCATTGGCCTCGCCCTCTCGGTCCCCCTCTCGTTTGGCACGATGATCGTGGCCAGCGGCCTGCTGGGGCGGCTGTGGCTGCGCGAGCCGATCACGCCGCGCATGTTGGCGGCCATGGGGCTATTGCTCCTCTCGATCGCGCTGTTGAGCGCCAGCGCCGCCGACGATAGCCACCAACTACCGCGCAGCTCCAGTTTGGAAGCCTCTCCCTGGTTGACCACCCTCGGCGTGGTCGGCGCCTGCTCCACCGGCATCTCGTATGCCCTGGTGGCGGTGGCCGTCCGCCTGGCGACTCGGCGACTGCCCGTCTCGACCACCGCGCTCATCATCTGCGGCACGGGGGTCTTCGCCCTCGGCGGCGTCGCCCTGCTGCGATTGGGTATGTCGGGCATCGCCGCCAGCTTCGCCGCGCGCTGGCCGCAACTGGTTGGCGCCGGCGCCTTCAACGTGGTGGGGTTTTTCTCGCTTGGCTTCTGCCTGCGTTACATTTCGGTCGTGCATGCCAACGTGCTCAACTCGGCGCAAATCGCCATTGCGGCGACCTGCGGTGTGCTCTGGTTCGGCGAGCCCAGCGACGCCGCGCTAGTGGCCGGCGTGGCGCTCACCATCGTCGGACTGGTGGCGATGCAATATCGCGGCCACGCCAACTGA
- a CDS encoding DUF1549 domain-containing protein, which translates to MAEDTPAAPAAATTPAATPAPADSAAVENLGPAQSLFIEAGRPGEANFTLNGRDARRQLVVTADYGNAQLRDVTPLVVYSAAPAGIVEIDSTGLVTPLADGQATITASGPDGKTAASTVTVAHITEQVPINFPNQITPIFTKLGCNGGGCHGKASGQNGFKLSLLGFEPSEDYEYLVKEGRGRRVFPAAPELSLVLQKATNAVPHGGGQRLTKDSHEYRLLKRWIEQGMPYGKPEDPSVARIEIYPVNRTMIRRGQQQVAVLAHYTDGSVEDVTRTATYDPNDPEMAEVGVGGLVKTLDLAGDVAIMARYQGQVAVFRASIPLGAKVEAFPPAKNFIDDLVFGKLKTLGIPPSAPCDDATFLRRTAIDIAGRLPTPDETKKFLADPDPAKRDRWIDELLASGAYADYFANKWSAVLRNKRENADFAHGTFAFHDWIRDALYHNKPYDHFVREIVAAAGEPSTNPPVIWYRELKEVNQQVEDTAQLFLGLRIQCARCHHHPFEKWSQHDYFGVAAFFSRVGRKPAELAGEQIIFHNRGVASAKHPKTGAVIKPAGLGAPVHDIAADRDPRQLLVDWMVAKDNPFFAPALVNRYWKHFFDRGLVDPEDDMRVTNPASNPELLSALSQSFVESGFDLKGLVRAICQSQTYQLASEPNEYNLSDKQNYSRFYPKRLTAEVLLDAINQVTDSTTDFGDLPPGTRAVQLPDQQANSYFLTVFGRPQADTACECERSQEANLAQSLHLLNSPEIQGKLTAAQGRAAKLAADAARGDEDKLRELYLWVYSREPVAEELAIATAHLAKNTNKQQAYEDIVWALVNTKEFLFNH; encoded by the coding sequence ATGGCCGAAGACACCCCCGCGGCGCCCGCCGCTGCCACGACCCCCGCGGCCACTCCCGCCCCCGCCGATTCCGCCGCCGTCGAAAATCTGGGCCCCGCGCAATCGCTGTTCATCGAAGCGGGCAGGCCCGGCGAAGCCAACTTCACCCTCAACGGCCGCGACGCCCGCCGCCAATTGGTCGTCACCGCCGACTATGGCAACGCGCAACTCCGCGATGTCACCCCTCTGGTCGTCTATAGCGCGGCGCCCGCCGGTATCGTCGAGATCGACTCGACCGGACTGGTCACCCCGCTGGCCGATGGTCAGGCGACGATCACCGCCAGCGGGCCCGACGGCAAGACCGCTGCCTCCACCGTGACGGTGGCGCACATCACCGAACAAGTCCCCATCAACTTTCCGAACCAGATCACCCCCATCTTCACCAAGCTCGGCTGCAACGGCGGTGGCTGCCACGGCAAGGCGAGCGGACAAAACGGCTTCAAGCTGTCGCTCCTCGGCTTCGAACCGAGCGAAGACTATGAATACCTGGTGAAAGAGGGACGCGGCCGACGGGTGTTTCCCGCCGCGCCCGAGTTGAGCCTGGTGCTGCAAAAGGCGACCAACGCGGTCCCGCACGGCGGCGGCCAGCGGCTCACCAAAGACAGCCACGAGTATCGCCTGCTCAAGCGCTGGATCGAGCAAGGCATGCCCTATGGCAAGCCCGAAGACCCCTCCGTCGCGCGCATCGAAATCTATCCCGTCAATCGCACCATGATCCGCCGCGGCCAGCAGCAGGTGGCGGTTCTCGCGCATTACACCGATGGCTCGGTCGAGGATGTCACCCGCACCGCGACCTATGACCCCAACGATCCAGAAATGGCCGAAGTCGGCGTCGGCGGTTTGGTCAAAACGCTCGATCTGGCCGGCGACGTCGCCATCATGGCCCGCTATCAAGGGCAGGTGGCCGTGTTCCGCGCCAGCATCCCGCTCGGCGCCAAGGTCGAGGCGTTTCCGCCCGCCAAAAACTTCATTGACGATCTGGTGTTCGGCAAACTCAAGACGCTCGGCATTCCCCCTTCGGCCCCCTGCGACGACGCCACCTTCCTGCGGCGCACGGCGATCGACATTGCCGGCCGGTTGCCCACGCCTGACGAAACCAAAAAGTTCCTGGCCGACCCGGATCCCGCCAAGCGCGATCGCTGGATCGACGAGCTCTTGGCCAGCGGAGCGTATGCCGACTACTTCGCCAACAAGTGGAGCGCCGTGCTCCGCAACAAACGCGAGAACGCCGACTTCGCGCATGGCACCTTCGCGTTTCACGATTGGATTCGCGACGCGCTCTATCACAACAAGCCGTACGACCACTTCGTCCGCGAGATCGTCGCCGCCGCTGGCGAGCCGAGCACCAATCCCCCGGTCATCTGGTATCGCGAATTAAAAGAAGTGAACCAGCAGGTCGAAGACACCGCGCAGCTCTTCCTTGGCCTGCGGATTCAGTGCGCCCGTTGCCATCATCATCCGTTCGAAAAGTGGAGCCAGCACGATTATTTCGGCGTGGCGGCCTTCTTCTCGCGCGTCGGCCGCAAGCCGGCCGAACTCGCCGGCGAGCAGATCATCTTTCACAACCGCGGCGTCGCCAGCGCCAAGCACCCCAAGACCGGCGCCGTCATCAAACCCGCCGGCCTCGGCGCCCCGGTGCACGATATCGCCGCCGACCGCGATCCGCGCCAGCTACTGGTCGATTGGATGGTGGCCAAGGACAACCCCTTCTTCGCGCCCGCCCTGGTCAATCGCTATTGGAAGCACTTCTTCGATCGCGGGCTGGTCGATCCAGAAGACGACATGCGCGTGACCAACCCCGCCTCCAATCCCGAGCTGCTCAGTGCCCTGTCGCAGAGCTTCGTCGAGAGCGGCTTTGATCTGAAAGGCCTCGTCCGCGCAATCTGCCAGTCGCAAACATATCAATTGGCCTCGGAGCCCAACGAGTACAATCTCAGCGACAAACAAAACTACTCGCGCTTTTACCCCAAACGCCTGACGGCCGAGGTGCTGCTCGACGCCATCAATCAGGTGACCGATTCGACCACCGACTTTGGCGACCTGCCTCCCGGCACCCGCGCCGTGCAACTCCCCGATCAGCAGGCCAACAGTTACTTCCTCACCGTGTTCGGCCGTCCGCAGGCAGACACTGCCTGCGAGTGTGAGCGCTCGCAAGAGGCGAACCTGGCGCAGAGCTTGCACTTATTGAACTCGCCCGAGATTCAAGGCAAGCTGACCGCGGCGCAAGGCCGCGCGGCCAAACTGGCCGCCGACGCCGCTCGCGGCGACGAAGACAAGCTGCGCGAACTGTATCTGTGGGTCTACTCGCGCGAGCCCGTGGCCGAAGAACTGGCCATCGCCACGGCGCACTTGGCCAAGAACACCAACAAGCAGCAGGCCTACGAAGACATCGTCTGGGCGCTCGTCAACACCAAAGAGTTCTTGTTCAACCACTAG
- a CDS encoding FHA domain-containing protein: MANTFGELIPIGGGDPIPMIKKDLLIGRRESCDIVLRFPNVSAHHCQLYVNGGYWYARDLKSRNGTKVNGIPITEKRLDPGDTLVVAKHKYEVNYVPVELGAVGPPPNDDVKSEIFGRSLLDRAGLMKQGASQGSGEPKRYDVLNDEAGQIRDPNRPV; this comes from the coding sequence ATGGCTAATACCTTCGGCGAATTGATCCCCATTGGTGGGGGCGACCCCATTCCAATGATCAAGAAGGATCTGTTGATTGGGCGCCGCGAAAGTTGCGACATTGTGCTGCGCTTTCCGAATGTCTCTGCGCACCATTGCCAGCTTTACGTGAACGGGGGCTATTGGTACGCCCGCGACCTCAAGAGCCGCAACGGCACCAAGGTGAACGGCATCCCGATCACTGAGAAACGGCTCGATCCGGGTGATACGCTAGTCGTGGCCAAGCACAAATACGAAGTGAACTACGTGCCGGTGGAGCTGGGCGCCGTGGGTCCTCCGCCCAACGACGATGTGAAGTCGGAGATCTTTGGCCGCTCGTTGCTCGACCGGGCTGGCCTGATGAAGCAAGGCGCGTCGCAAGGTTCTGGCGAACCGAAGCGCTACGACGTGCTGAACGACGAAGCGGGGCAGATTCGCGATCCGAATCGTCCGGTATAG
- a CDS encoding purine-nucleoside phosphorylase, with protein MLDLYPKIEAAVARIRAACPTPPAAGIILGTGLGGLAAQIESPITLSYDEVPHFSRSTATGHTGRLVCGRLEGVPVIAMEGRIHAYEGYPLAQITFPVRVMKALGANLLIVSNACGGMNPYYRGGDIMVIDDHINLMNDNPLIGVNDDRLGPRFPDMCRPYDPALIERALDIARRENICAHRGVYVAVTGPNLETRAEYRFLRAIGADVVGMSTVPEVIVAVHAGLRVLGLSIVTDLCLPDALQPANIEEIIARANEAEPKLQKIVRGVLAAERER; from the coding sequence ATGCTTGACCTTTATCCCAAGATCGAAGCCGCCGTGGCCCGGATTCGGGCCGCATGTCCCACGCCGCCGGCCGCCGGCATCATCCTCGGCACGGGCCTGGGTGGGCTGGCCGCGCAGATCGAGTCTCCGATTACGCTCAGTTACGACGAGGTGCCGCACTTCTCGCGCTCGACCGCCACGGGGCACACCGGCCGGTTGGTGTGCGGCCGGCTGGAAGGCGTGCCGGTCATCGCCATGGAAGGGCGGATTCACGCTTACGAGGGTTACCCGCTGGCGCAGATCACCTTTCCGGTGCGGGTGATGAAGGCGCTGGGCGCCAATCTATTGATCGTCTCCAACGCCTGCGGCGGGATGAATCCCTACTATCGCGGCGGCGACATCATGGTGATCGACGACCATATCAACCTGATGAACGACAACCCGCTGATCGGCGTCAACGACGATCGGCTGGGGCCGCGCTTTCCGGACATGTGCCGCCCTTACGACCCGGCGCTGATTGAGCGGGCCTTGGACATCGCGCGGCGCGAAAACATCTGTGCGCACCGCGGCGTGTATGTGGCGGTGACGGGGCCGAATCTGGAGACGCGCGCGGAGTATCGCTTTTTGCGGGCCATCGGCGCCGACGTGGTGGGCATGTCGACCGTGCCCGAGGTGATTGTGGCGGTGCATGCGGGGCTGCGCGTGTTGGGCCTTTCGATCGTGACTGATTTGTGTCTGCCCGACGCGCTGCAGCCAGCGAACATCGAGGAGATCATCGCGCGTGCGAACGAGGCGGAGCCGAAGCTGCAAAAGATCGTGCGCGGCGTGTTGGCGGCCGAGCGGGAGCGCTAG
- a CDS encoding TolC family protein — translation MRTTWPCFLIVAACCLWRADIAGAQPAKQPAAPPPSPPAVAQFGLHAPPSGAARVTPLPPAAPETVRGRKVPGTTLDEVVGMALANSPNLREAADAATAARGEALQAGLYPNPTINVQSPQMSGAESQYNGFATQEFITAGKLRLSRGAAMQGWRQAQLNFVRTRFELLTAVRTTFYSTLVAQERVEVLRNLVGVATRSREAAEKLYEGGEGAKTDALLLRIEQDRAEMELENALALLAATRRELTAAIGLPQITIMRVRGDLSAALPDLQYEAVRQGVLSRNAAAEIARVEIRRNRLLLERAIVEPIPNLTAMAGYQRQIFPEMHQAIWQFTMTVPLWNRNQGNIRAAQANVGVASQQLARVQNELSAQVAEALGNFIQAQERVNYFQREILPRAREIQHINAEAFAQGEVDFLRLLASQRTLLESNLANVASQEQRWLAGARLAGLLQIERFP, via the coding sequence ATGCGAACCACCTGGCCTTGTTTTTTGATCGTCGCCGCTTGTTGCCTGTGGCGCGCTGACATCGCCGGCGCTCAGCCCGCGAAACAGCCGGCGGCGCCTCCCCCGTCACCGCCTGCGGTGGCGCAATTTGGCCTACATGCGCCACCGAGCGGCGCGGCGCGAGTGACGCCGCTACCGCCCGCCGCGCCGGAGACGGTTCGCGGACGCAAGGTGCCGGGCACGACGCTGGACGAAGTGGTGGGCATGGCGCTGGCCAACAGCCCCAACTTGCGCGAGGCGGCCGATGCCGCCACCGCGGCGCGGGGCGAAGCGCTGCAGGCGGGGCTGTATCCGAACCCGACGATCAATGTGCAGTCGCCGCAGATGTCGGGGGCGGAGTCTCAGTACAACGGCTTTGCAACGCAAGAATTCATCACGGCCGGCAAGTTGCGGCTCAGTCGCGGCGCGGCGATGCAAGGCTGGCGGCAAGCGCAGTTGAACTTTGTGCGCACGCGGTTTGAATTGTTGACCGCGGTGCGCACGACCTTCTACAGCACGCTGGTGGCCCAAGAGCGGGTGGAGGTGCTGCGCAACCTGGTGGGCGTGGCGACGCGCTCGCGCGAGGCGGCCGAAAAGTTGTACGAAGGGGGGGAAGGCGCCAAGACCGACGCGCTGCTGTTGCGCATCGAGCAGGACCGCGCCGAGATGGAACTGGAGAACGCGCTGGCGCTCTTGGCGGCCACGCGCCGCGAGTTGACGGCGGCGATTGGGTTGCCACAGATCACCATCATGCGCGTACGCGGCGACTTGTCGGCGGCGCTACCCGACTTGCAATACGAGGCGGTGCGGCAAGGAGTGCTCTCGCGCAACGCGGCGGCCGAGATTGCCCGCGTGGAGATTCGCCGCAATCGGCTGTTGCTCGAACGGGCGATCGTGGAACCGATACCGAACCTGACGGCGATGGCGGGTTATCAGCGGCAGATCTTTCCGGAGATGCACCAGGCGATCTGGCAATTCACCATGACGGTGCCGCTGTGGAACCGCAATCAAGGGAACATCCGCGCGGCGCAAGCCAACGTGGGGGTGGCCTCGCAGCAATTGGCGCGCGTGCAGAACGAACTTTCGGCGCAGGTGGCCGAGGCGCTGGGCAACTTCATTCAGGCGCAAGAGCGGGTGAATTATTTCCAGCGCGAGATTCTGCCACGCGCGCGGGAGATACAGCACATCAACGCCGAGGCGTTTGCGCAGGGGGAGGTCGACTTCCTGCGGTTGTTGGCGTCGCAGCGGACGCTGCTGGAAAGCAATCTGGCCAACGTGGCGTCACAGGAACAGCGGTGGCTGGCCGGCGCGCGGCTGGCGGGACTATTGCAGATTGAGCGGTTTCCGTAG
- a CDS encoding TIGR01212 family radical SAM protein (This family includes YhcC from E. coli K-12, an uncharacterized radical SAM protein.) — protein sequence MNPPPAQHAAGDWRAAGLRYHAYNFFLRQKFGQRVQKVSLDAGFTCPNVDGTVAIGGCVFCDNRSFSPSRRAPRVPIQDQLDDGIRRLKWRYQVDRFLAYFQPATNTYAPVERLRPLYEAALAHPQVVGLAIGTRPDCVPADVLDLLGTLAQDAYLSVEYGMQTMHDRSLDWMNRGHHHDATIDAMHRSRGRGFEICAHIMLGLPGETRDDMLATAAEVARLGFDAVKIHNLYAVERTPLAEQLRSGQVKLLERDEYIAVLVDFIERLPPQMVVERLTGEAPPDYFVAPAWCLDKPALRQAIDLEFTRRDSWQGKRWRG from the coding sequence ATCAACCCACCCCCCGCGCAGCACGCCGCCGGCGACTGGCGCGCGGCCGGTCTGCGCTATCACGCCTACAACTTCTTTCTGCGCCAAAAGTTCGGTCAGCGGGTCCAAAAGGTCAGCCTCGACGCCGGGTTTACCTGTCCCAACGTCGATGGCACGGTGGCCATTGGCGGTTGCGTTTTTTGCGACAACCGTAGCTTCAGCCCCAGCCGCCGCGCGCCCCGCGTCCCCATCCAAGATCAGTTGGACGATGGCATCCGCCGCCTCAAGTGGCGCTATCAGGTCGACCGCTTTCTGGCCTACTTTCAGCCGGCCACCAACACCTATGCCCCGGTCGAGCGCCTGCGGCCGCTGTACGAGGCGGCGCTCGCCCATCCACAAGTCGTCGGCCTGGCCATCGGCACCCGGCCCGATTGCGTCCCCGCCGACGTGCTCGACCTGCTCGGCACGCTGGCCCAAGACGCCTATCTCTCGGTCGAGTACGGCATGCAGACCATGCACGACCGCTCGCTCGACTGGATGAATCGTGGGCATCATCACGACGCCACGATCGACGCCATGCACCGCAGCCGCGGACGCGGCTTTGAGATCTGCGCGCACATCATGCTGGGCCTGCCGGGCGAAACGCGCGACGACATGCTGGCCACCGCGGCCGAGGTGGCGCGGCTTGGCTTCGACGCGGTGAAGATCCACAACCTCTACGCCGTCGAGCGCACGCCGCTGGCCGAGCAGTTGCGCTCAGGACAAGTGAAGCTGCTCGAGCGCGACGAGTACATCGCCGTGCTGGTCGACTTCATCGAGCGCTTGCCGCCGCAGATGGTGGTCGAGCGACTGACCGGCGAGGCCCCGCCCGATTACTTCGTCGCCCCCGCCTGGTGCCTCGACAAGCCGGCGCTGCGTCAGGCCATCGACCTGGAATTCACCCGCCGCGACTCCTGGCAAGGCAAACGGTGGCGAGGTTAG